Proteins found in one Subtercola endophyticus genomic segment:
- a CDS encoding aldo/keto reductase, which yields MHSRELGRTHRTVSSIGLGTWQLGADWGDVQEADALAVLDASVEAGVTFFDTADVYGDGRSEQLIGRYLSENPGHGITVATKMGRRQEQVPENYVLDNFRAWTNRSRTNLGVETLDLVQLHCPPSQVFESDEVYDALETLVSEEVVSNYGFSVETADQALAAIARPGTATIQIILNAFRLKPLDAVLPAARDAGVGIIARVPLASGLLTGKYTEQTTFAASDHRTYNRDGSAFDVGETFSGVDFETGVAAAREFAALVASVGPEGVTPATAALAWVAQLPGVSTVIPGARNPGQAEANAAAGSVPSLGAAFDEGVRRIYDEYFRQSIHSRW from the coding sequence ATGCACTCTCGCGAACTCGGCAGAACCCACAGAACCGTCTCGAGCATCGGCCTCGGCACCTGGCAACTCGGCGCCGATTGGGGTGACGTGCAAGAAGCGGATGCCCTGGCGGTACTCGATGCGTCGGTCGAGGCCGGCGTCACCTTCTTCGACACGGCCGACGTCTACGGCGACGGCCGCAGCGAGCAACTGATCGGGCGGTATCTCTCGGAGAACCCCGGGCACGGCATCACCGTTGCCACCAAGATGGGGCGCCGCCAGGAGCAGGTGCCCGAGAACTACGTGCTCGACAACTTTCGCGCCTGGACGAACCGGTCACGCACCAACCTGGGCGTCGAGACGCTCGACCTCGTTCAGCTGCACTGCCCGCCGAGCCAGGTGTTCGAGAGCGATGAGGTCTACGACGCGCTCGAGACACTCGTCTCTGAGGAGGTCGTTTCGAACTACGGATTCAGCGTGGAGACCGCCGATCAGGCGCTCGCCGCCATCGCTCGGCCGGGCACGGCGACCATCCAGATCATTCTGAACGCCTTCCGGCTCAAGCCGCTGGATGCTGTGCTCCCCGCCGCGCGCGACGCTGGTGTCGGCATCATTGCTCGCGTGCCGCTCGCGTCGGGGCTCTTGACCGGAAAGTACACGGAGCAGACCACGTTCGCGGCTTCGGATCACCGCACGTACAACCGCGACGGCAGTGCGTTCGACGTGGGGGAGACGTTCTCGGGCGTCGACTTCGAGACCGGCGTCGCTGCGGCGCGGGAATTCGCCGCACTCGTCGCCTCGGTCGGGCCTGAGGGCGTGACACCCGCGACCGCCGCCCTGGCGTGGGTGGCGCAGCTGCCGGGTGTGAGCACGGTTATTCCTGGTGCGCGCAACCCGGGGCAAGCCGAGGCGAACGCTGCCGCCGGGTCGGTGCCTTCGTTGGGTGCCGCCTTCGACGAGGGCGTGCGACGGATTTACGACGAGTACTTTCGGCAGAGCATACACTCGCGCTGGTAG
- a CDS encoding aldo/keto reductase, with product MIFAPNLTLNDGHTIPQLGLGVYKATDAEAAAAATAAFDLGYRHVDTATLYDNEVGVGQAVARTSVPRAELFVTTKVYQDRHGYDETRASFDESLERLGLEYVDLYLIHWPAPTQNKYVETWRALEKIQADGLARSIGVSNFHPHHLERLAHETSIVPAINQIELHPWLPQAEVRAYNAAHGIQTEAWSPLARGRVLGNPVLDELAAKYGKSPAQIVIRWHLELGNVVIPKSITPSRIAENIDVFDFALDTDDMALIATLETGERTGRDPDFEG from the coding sequence ATGATCTTCGCGCCGAACCTCACCCTCAACGACGGCCACACCATCCCTCAACTGGGGCTCGGTGTGTACAAGGCCACCGATGCTGAGGCCGCCGCCGCCGCGACAGCCGCGTTCGACCTCGGCTACCGGCACGTCGACACTGCCACGCTCTACGACAACGAGGTGGGTGTGGGCCAGGCGGTCGCCCGCACGAGCGTGCCGCGCGCAGAACTCTTCGTCACGACGAAGGTCTACCAAGACCGCCACGGTTATGACGAGACGCGCGCCTCTTTCGACGAGAGCCTTGAGCGCCTCGGCCTCGAGTACGTCGACCTGTACCTCATCCACTGGCCCGCCCCCACGCAGAACAAGTACGTCGAAACCTGGCGTGCGCTCGAGAAGATCCAGGCCGACGGGCTGGCCCGCTCGATCGGCGTGTCGAACTTTCACCCGCACCACCTCGAGCGCCTGGCCCACGAAACGAGCATCGTTCCGGCCATCAACCAGATCGAGCTGCACCCGTGGCTGCCCCAGGCCGAGGTGCGCGCCTACAACGCTGCGCACGGAATCCAGACCGAGGCCTGGTCGCCACTCGCCCGCGGGCGCGTGCTGGGCAACCCGGTGCTCGACGAACTCGCCGCGAAGTACGGCAAGTCCCCCGCTCAGATCGTGATCCGCTGGCACCTCGAGCTCGGCAACGTGGTGATTCCGAAGTCGATCACGCCCTCACGCATCGCCGAGAACATCGACGTGTTCGACTTCGCGCTCGACACCGACGACATGGCACTCATCGCCACCCTGGAGACGGGCGAGCGCACCGGCCGCGATCCCGACTTCGAGGGCTGA
- a CDS encoding MFS transporter, which produces MNSYSSLLKTRGVGRIMAAQLLARFPFGMLSLAFLLHIERVHDSYGSAGLVLAALSIGQAIAGPLTSRLMGRWGMRQVISSTIVVCAIAISTIALVPMSIPMTMAVAFIAGLTMPPIQPAVRTIYPKMVNSKQLTPLFSLDASAQEIIWVVGPVITTFTATQIGTVQGILLAVIFLVVGGGWFLTSPELGRVRIPRSRRRLGAVLKKPPVLLATIVGFLLVATCASVEAGVVSTFGNGGAEAGIVLAVFAVGSLVGGLALGHLPIGSWALAQRMLIVFVGIGISAISLNVWWLGVFLFLAGVGIAPALAVMFSIVSSSVRFSDTAEAYGWVGTGQLIGAAVGSALAGFMIDSVGPSGAFYVAASLAAVGFVVPVLGHRWHPDLRGKDASPLADTEPVMTVT; this is translated from the coding sequence GTGAACAGCTACTCGAGTCTTCTGAAAACCCGCGGTGTCGGGCGCATTATGGCTGCCCAATTGCTAGCGCGCTTTCCGTTCGGCATGCTTTCGCTGGCGTTTCTGCTGCATATCGAGCGGGTGCACGACTCCTACGGCTCCGCCGGACTCGTGCTTGCTGCGCTCTCGATCGGCCAGGCTATCGCGGGCCCGCTGACGAGTCGGCTGATGGGCCGCTGGGGCATGCGGCAGGTGATCAGCTCGACCATCGTGGTGTGCGCCATCGCGATCTCCACCATCGCGCTGGTGCCGATGAGCATCCCGATGACCATGGCCGTGGCGTTCATCGCCGGGCTCACGATGCCGCCCATTCAGCCCGCGGTGCGCACGATCTACCCCAAGATGGTGAACTCGAAGCAGCTCACGCCGCTGTTCTCACTCGACGCCTCGGCACAAGAGATCATCTGGGTGGTCGGACCGGTCATCACGACGTTCACCGCGACGCAGATCGGCACCGTGCAGGGTATTCTGCTCGCCGTCATCTTCTTAGTCGTCGGCGGCGGCTGGTTCTTGACGAGCCCCGAGCTCGGCCGGGTACGTATTCCGCGCAGCCGACGCCGGCTGGGTGCGGTGCTCAAGAAGCCGCCGGTGCTGCTTGCGACGATCGTCGGTTTTTTGCTCGTCGCCACCTGTGCTTCGGTCGAGGCCGGCGTGGTTTCGACGTTCGGCAACGGCGGAGCCGAGGCCGGCATCGTGCTCGCGGTCTTCGCGGTGGGCTCGCTGGTGGGCGGACTCGCTCTGGGGCATCTGCCCATCGGATCGTGGGCGCTGGCGCAGCGCATGCTGATCGTCTTCGTCGGAATCGGAATCTCGGCGATCTCGCTGAACGTCTGGTGGCTCGGCGTGTTCCTGTTTCTCGCGGGTGTCGGCATCGCTCCGGCTCTCGCGGTGATGTTCTCGATCGTCTCGTCGAGCGTGCGATTCAGCGACACGGCTGAGGCGTACGGCTGGGTCGGCACCGGTCAGCTCATCGGAGCGGCCGTGGGGTCGGCCCTCGCGGGGTTCATGATCGACTCCGTGGGGCCGTCGGGAGCCTTCTACGTCGCCGCGTCGCTCGCTGCGGTGGGCTTCGTGGTGCCCGTGCTCGGCCATCGCTGGCACCCCGACCTGCGCGGAAAAGACGCCAGCCCCCTCGCCGACACCGAGCCCGTGATGACGGTCACCTGA
- the hrpA gene encoding ATP-dependent RNA helicase HrpA → MIPASIYFPPELPVSQLRDEIARTIAANQVVIVAGETGSGKTTQLPKICLELGRTSIGHTQPRRIAARTIAERIAEELGQSVGELVGYQVRFTDKVGADTRIKLMTDGILLNEIHRDRLLKKYDTIIIDEAHERSLTIDFLLGYLRQLLPQRPDLKVIVTSATIDPESFSRHFGGAPIIEVSGRTYPVEVRYRPLVADADAGWAAGADDDGADDDFALDDVDDAPAPRSRAGGDSSFGLGRRSAAPGSGPGPGPGRASENSTANRDPLDAVNDALDELAREGDGDVLVFFSGENEIRDAEEAIRGRLNSGGGALGAATEVLPLYGRLSAADQHKVFQKSSAPGIRRRIVLATNVAETSLTVPGIKYVIDTGTARISRYSVRSKVQRLPIEAISQASANQRAGRSGRTSDGICIRLYSEADYLARPKFTEPEILRTNLAAVILQMISLGLGDIASFPFLQPPDSRGIKDGLDLLSELGAVNLAGGNARGRAGRDAATPSDDTPTLTRVGRDLSRIPIEPRFGRMVVESKKHSTSREVMIIVAGLTVQDPRERPLEKRQRADELHARFTDQTSDFLSLLNLWNYLETKQAELSSSAFRRLCKAEHLNYLRVREWQDVYRQLRQLARPLDLTIGEPSVNPDGIHRSILSGLLSHIGLKDLAKKDYAGARQTRFSIFPGSALAKKQPNAVMSAELVETSRLFARMNAAIDPAWAEGLAGDLCKRTFSEPHWEKKQGAVVAFERVTLYGVPIVPKRRVQFARIDPSYARELFIRHALVDGEWESQHAFDRANRRFRSELAEIEERSRRRDLLLDDEAVFEFYDARVPRDVNTARSFDGWWKMARHDTPDLLTMTVESLVPEGAPEIDETKFPTSWQQGDQKLALNYRFEPGTEDDGVSVTVPLALLPRLQPQAFESQVPGFREELVTALIRSLPKNIRKNFVPATDWAVKLLAALPLEQSPAGDPGGDSFLADLAHTMSRLGFTPVTAADFDRSRIPSHLSVSFRVVDERGKTIAASKDLAELQSRYRSVARESVARASSATASHVERSGITAWDFTELPRHIDTKMPGSVIRAYPAIVDNSGSVSIRLMSTREEADRLTQVGVRALLLLAVPSPVSYVREHLTQNEKLILATSPYPSIQALFDDCLRACADAVIRESHPDGLLFTQAEFETVRDRLSAGLMNQMYATVALVAASLTKARDAERALKAATSVSLLSALSDARGQLEALIYPGFVSSTGTAQLESYPRYLTGIEQRLQKLPDAPARDRAWMTEVQNATARYEAAGGPLPLPANALALVSPPLLRVRWMLEELRISLFAQSLGTDGPVSLQRIQKALAS, encoded by the coding sequence ATGATTCCTGCCTCGATCTACTTTCCGCCAGAACTGCCCGTCAGTCAGCTGCGCGATGAAATCGCGCGCACGATCGCGGCGAACCAGGTGGTCATCGTCGCAGGCGAGACCGGCTCGGGCAAGACCACGCAGCTGCCGAAGATCTGCCTCGAACTCGGCAGAACGAGCATCGGGCATACGCAGCCCCGGCGCATCGCGGCGCGCACCATAGCCGAACGTATCGCCGAAGAGCTCGGGCAGAGCGTCGGCGAACTCGTCGGGTACCAGGTTCGGTTCACCGACAAGGTCGGTGCCGACACCCGCATCAAGCTGATGACCGACGGCATTCTGCTCAACGAGATTCACCGCGACCGTCTGCTCAAGAAGTACGACACGATCATCATCGACGAGGCGCACGAGCGCAGCCTCACCATCGACTTTCTGCTCGGCTACCTTCGTCAGCTGCTGCCGCAACGCCCCGATCTCAAGGTGATCGTCACCTCTGCCACCATCGACCCCGAGAGTTTCTCGCGCCACTTCGGCGGGGCACCCATCATCGAGGTGTCGGGGCGCACGTACCCGGTCGAGGTCAGGTACCGGCCGTTGGTGGCCGACGCTGACGCCGGCTGGGCTGCCGGTGCCGACGATGACGGTGCTGACGATGACTTCGCGCTCGACGATGTCGACGACGCGCCTGCCCCACGGTCTCGCGCCGGAGGTGACTCGAGTTTTGGCCTCGGTCGGCGCAGCGCCGCCCCCGGCTCCGGCCCCGGCCCGGGCCCCGGCCGCGCGAGCGAAAACTCGACCGCGAACCGCGATCCGCTCGACGCCGTGAACGACGCCCTCGACGAGCTCGCACGCGAGGGCGACGGAGACGTTCTGGTGTTCTTCTCGGGCGAGAACGAGATTCGCGATGCCGAAGAAGCGATTCGGGGCCGACTCAACTCTGGTGGTGGCGCGCTCGGGGCTGCTACCGAAGTGCTTCCGCTCTACGGACGGCTGTCGGCGGCCGACCAGCACAAGGTGTTTCAGAAGTCGTCGGCCCCGGGAATCCGCCGGCGCATCGTTCTGGCGACCAACGTCGCCGAGACGAGCCTGACGGTGCCCGGAATCAAATACGTCATCGATACCGGCACCGCCCGCATCAGCCGATACAGCGTGCGCTCCAAGGTGCAGCGCCTTCCGATCGAGGCCATCTCGCAGGCCTCGGCGAACCAGCGCGCGGGCCGCAGCGGTCGCACCAGTGACGGCATCTGCATCCGCCTGTATTCCGAGGCCGATTACCTCGCGCGGCCGAAGTTCACCGAGCCCGAGATTCTGCGCACCAACCTCGCCGCCGTGATTCTGCAGATGATCTCGCTGGGACTCGGAGACATCGCCTCGTTCCCGTTCTTGCAGCCGCCCGACTCGCGTGGCATCAAAGACGGTCTCGACCTGCTGAGCGAACTCGGTGCGGTGAATCTCGCCGGTGGAAACGCGCGAGGTCGCGCCGGGCGAGATGCCGCCACGCCGTCGGATGACACCCCGACGCTCACACGGGTCGGCCGCGACCTCTCGCGCATTCCCATCGAGCCGCGATTCGGGCGCATGGTCGTCGAGTCGAAAAAGCACTCGACGAGCCGCGAGGTGATGATCATCGTGGCCGGGCTCACCGTGCAAGACCCGCGCGAACGCCCGTTGGAGAAGCGTCAGCGCGCCGATGAGCTGCACGCGCGTTTCACCGACCAGACGAGCGACTTTCTGTCGCTGCTCAACCTCTGGAACTACCTCGAGACCAAGCAGGCCGAGCTGTCGTCGAGCGCGTTTCGGCGGCTGTGCAAGGCCGAGCACCTCAACTACCTTCGCGTACGCGAGTGGCAAGACGTGTACCGGCAGTTGCGCCAGCTGGCCCGGCCGCTCGATCTGACCATCGGCGAACCCTCGGTCAACCCCGACGGAATCCACCGGTCGATTCTCTCGGGGCTGCTGTCGCACATCGGTCTGAAAGACCTGGCGAAGAAAGACTACGCCGGAGCCCGCCAGACCCGCTTCAGCATCTTTCCCGGCTCTGCGCTGGCGAAGAAACAGCCCAACGCGGTGATGAGCGCCGAACTCGTGGAGACGAGCCGGTTGTTCGCTCGTATGAACGCGGCCATCGACCCGGCGTGGGCCGAGGGCCTGGCCGGAGACCTCTGCAAGCGCACGTTCTCTGAACCGCACTGGGAGAAGAAGCAGGGCGCCGTCGTCGCATTCGAACGGGTGACGCTCTACGGCGTGCCGATCGTGCCGAAGCGCCGCGTGCAGTTCGCGCGCATCGACCCGTCGTATGCGCGCGAACTGTTCATTCGGCACGCACTCGTCGACGGCGAATGGGAGTCGCAGCACGCATTCGACCGAGCGAATCGACGTTTTCGAAGTGAGCTCGCGGAGATAGAAGAACGCAGCCGCCGCCGCGACCTGTTGCTCGACGATGAGGCCGTGTTCGAGTTCTACGACGCCCGTGTTCCGCGTGATGTGAACACTGCCCGCAGTTTTGACGGGTGGTGGAAAATGGCTCGGCATGACACTCCCGATCTGTTGACGATGACGGTGGAATCTCTGGTGCCCGAAGGCGCACCCGAGATCGACGAGACGAAGTTTCCGACCTCGTGGCAGCAGGGCGACCAGAAACTGGCGCTGAACTACCGGTTCGAGCCGGGAACCGAAGACGACGGCGTGAGCGTGACCGTGCCGCTGGCGCTTCTCCCGCGACTGCAGCCGCAGGCATTCGAGTCGCAGGTGCCCGGATTCCGCGAGGAACTCGTCACCGCGCTCATCCGCTCGCTGCCGAAGAACATTCGTAAGAACTTCGTGCCGGCCACCGACTGGGCGGTCAAACTGCTCGCCGCGCTGCCCCTCGAGCAGTCGCCGGCCGGCGACCCTGGCGGCGACTCCTTTCTCGCAGACCTCGCCCACACCATGTCGCGCCTCGGATTCACTCCTGTGACCGCCGCCGACTTCGACAGATCTCGCATTCCCTCACACCTTTCTGTTTCTTTCCGGGTCGTGGATGAACGGGGTAAAACCATCGCGGCCTCGAAAGACCTGGCCGAACTGCAGTCGCGTTACCGATCCGTCGCCCGTGAGAGCGTCGCCCGTGCATCCAGTGCCACCGCCAGCCACGTCGAGCGAAGCGGAATCACTGCCTGGGACTTTACGGAACTGCCGCGCCACATCGACACGAAAATGCCAGGCAGTGTAATTCGCGCGTATCCGGCGATTGTGGATAACTCCGGCTCCGTCTCGATCCGATTGATGAGCACCCGCGAGGAGGCCGACCGGCTGACACAGGTCGGCGTTCGAGCCCTGCTGCTGCTCGCGGTGCCGTCGCCGGTGTCGTACGTGCGCGAGCACCTCACTCAGAACGAGAAGCTGATTCTCGCCACGAGTCCGTACCCGAGCATCCAGGCGCTCTTCGACGACTGCCTGCGCGCCTGCGCCGATGCGGTCATCCGCGAGTCGCATCCCGACGGCCTGCTCTTCACCCAGGCCGAATTCGAGACCGTGCGCGACCGCCTCTCGGCAGGACTCATGAACCAGATGTACGCGACGGTCGCCCTCGTCGCAGCCAGCCTGACGAAGGCTCGGGATGCCGAACGCGCCCTGAAGGCCGCCACAAGCGTCTCGCTGCTGTCTGCGCTCAGCGACGCGCGCGGGCAGCTCGAGGCGCTCATCTACCCCGGATTCGTTTCCTCCACAGGAACGGCCCAGCTCGAAAGTTATCCACGGTACTTGACAGGCATCGAGCAGCGCCTGCAAAAGTTGCCTGACGCCCCGGCACGAGACCGGGCCTGGATGACGGAGGTACAGAATGCCACAGCACGTTACGAGGCAGCGGGTGGCCCGCTCCCCCTGCCCGCGAACGCGCTCGCCCTCGTGAGCCCGCCGCTGCTGCGGGTGCGCTGGATGCTCGAAGAACTCCGCATCAGCCTCTTCGCCCAGTCTCTGGGCACCGACGGCCCCGTCTCCCTGCAGCGCATCCAGAAGGCCCTCGCGTCCTGA
- a CDS encoding thioredoxin domain-containing protein, giving the protein MVNRLAGVISPYLRSHADNPVDWFAWGEAAFAEAKRRDVPVLVSIGYSTCHWCHVMARESFSDPVLAAQLNDGFVAIKVDREEHPEVDAFYLAAAGAFTQNLGWPLNVFTTPDARPFFGGTYSPPIAVQGNPSFTQVLGAVTDAWATRRADVEDTAEQLTAALAAAGEIVRGGGAEAGSAAPSEARVLPVLPAVPTADQFAKVTSELEAYEDTVHGGFGGAPKFPVAPVLSFLLRADAPLALRTLKAMAASDLRDPVEGGFFRYATRADWSDPHYERMLYDNALLLDAYTTAAELLDPDDSSWATAAAAGIAEYLITVLQVDAGGFASAQDSESVVAGQQSEGGYYALDAEQRSAEVPPKLDQKILTGWNGLAIGALVHAAVAFGNERWMLAARSAADYLREHHLRADGTVIRASLGGRTSDARATLEDYGMLALGLGRLAAATGDDGFRRVAHQLVDACIHANGSTATSAPSGRARPSAPGAVFTVPGGGDPVLAAHGLLAEGDVSEGAYPSGLSAMATAAFELFLATGESVYVTASRAAVVPIAAQALARPIGFGATLELLYRLAAETTGADSSATHSLSEPS; this is encoded by the coding sequence ATGGTCAACAGGCTTGCCGGCGTTATCAGTCCGTATCTGCGTTCGCACGCCGACAATCCCGTCGACTGGTTCGCCTGGGGTGAAGCGGCGTTCGCCGAGGCGAAACGCCGCGACGTGCCGGTGCTGGTGTCCATCGGCTACTCCACGTGCCATTGGTGCCACGTGATGGCGCGCGAGAGCTTCAGCGACCCGGTGCTCGCCGCCCAGCTCAACGACGGATTCGTGGCGATCAAGGTCGACCGTGAAGAGCACCCTGAGGTCGACGCGTTCTACCTTGCGGCGGCGGGTGCGTTCACGCAGAACCTGGGCTGGCCCCTCAACGTGTTCACGACACCGGATGCCCGCCCGTTCTTCGGCGGAACGTACTCTCCACCGATCGCGGTGCAGGGCAACCCCTCGTTCACGCAGGTGCTTGGCGCTGTGACAGACGCCTGGGCCACTCGCCGCGCCGACGTCGAAGACACGGCCGAGCAGCTGACAGCGGCGCTCGCGGCCGCGGGTGAGATCGTGCGAGGTGGAGGGGCTGAGGCCGGCAGTGCCGCGCCCAGTGAAGCCCGCGTCTTACCGGTGTTGCCGGCGGTGCCGACCGCCGACCAGTTCGCGAAGGTCACGAGCGAGCTCGAGGCCTACGAAGACACCGTGCACGGCGGCTTCGGCGGGGCCCCGAAGTTTCCGGTGGCGCCCGTGCTCTCGTTTCTGCTGCGGGCGGATGCCCCGCTGGCGTTGCGCACCCTGAAGGCCATGGCAGCCTCCGACCTGAGAGACCCCGTCGAGGGCGGCTTCTTTCGGTACGCTACCCGCGCCGACTGGAGCGACCCGCACTATGAGCGCATGCTCTACGACAACGCGCTGCTGCTCGACGCGTACACGACAGCAGCCGAGCTTCTCGACCCCGACGACAGCTCTTGGGCAACAGCCGCCGCGGCCGGAATCGCCGAGTACCTCATCACCGTGCTTCAGGTCGATGCCGGGGGGTTCGCGTCGGCACAGGACTCCGAGAGCGTGGTGGCCGGCCAGCAGTCGGAGGGCGGTTATTACGCCCTCGACGCCGAGCAGCGCTCCGCCGAGGTTCCCCCGAAACTCGACCAGAAGATTCTGACCGGCTGGAACGGACTCGCCATCGGCGCGCTCGTCCACGCCGCGGTCGCTTTCGGCAACGAACGATGGATGCTCGCCGCGCGCTCGGCGGCAGACTACCTGCGCGAGCATCACCTGCGTGCCGACGGTACCGTCATTCGAGCCTCACTCGGCGGTCGCACGTCGGATGCCCGTGCGACCCTCGAAGACTACGGAATGCTCGCACTCGGCCTGGGCCGGCTGGCAGCCGCGACGGGCGACGACGGCTTCCGTCGTGTCGCCCACCAGCTCGTCGACGCGTGCATTCACGCCAATGGCTCGACGGCAACCTCGGCTCCGTCGGGTCGCGCGCGGCCGTCGGCGCCCGGTGCGGTGTTCACGGTGCCCGGCGGGGGAGACCCCGTGCTGGCAGCGCACGGCCTGCTGGCTGAGGGTGACGTGTCTGAAGGCGCCTATCCGTCGGGGCTCAGCGCCATGGCGACCGCCGCGTTCGAACTCTTTCTGGCGACCGGTGAGAGCGTCTACGTCACGGCGTCACGAGCCGCGGTCGTGCCGATTGCCGCTCAAGCGCTGGCTCGACCGATCGGTTTCGGCGCGACCCTCGAACTGCTCTATCGACTGGCGGCCGAAACCACCGGCGCCGACTCATCGGCGACCCACTCGTTGAGCGAGCCGTCGTAG
- a CDS encoding sulfurtransferase, whose product MTTSSLTTSASPVLASPLVSTQWLCDHLGSDGLIVLDATVLSVAAFDGSPTWLSGLDAYLIDGHIPGALFADLLEAFSDTDKPYGFARPSAAQFEAAATALGITNSSTVVIYDNALGQWAARLWWLFRAFGYDRVAVLDGGLTKWNLDERPVETGYIEPELSDEPFAAGERPELWVDKPYVESVVDGRTDARLVCALPAAEFAGTAGPRSRLGHIPGSVNVTAGRLADRASHVLLKGDALREAFAAVLGEGTDAAVDLAQPSGRRIVLYCGAGIAAAADALALVLLGETNVAVYDGSLNEWVADESAPVVSAASR is encoded by the coding sequence GTGACTACTTCATCGCTCACGACCTCGGCCTCGCCGGTTCTCGCTTCTCCCCTCGTCTCGACACAGTGGCTCTGCGACCACCTCGGTTCCGACGGATTGATTGTGCTCGACGCGACGGTTCTCTCTGTCGCCGCATTCGACGGTTCGCCCACCTGGTTGAGCGGACTCGACGCCTATCTCATCGACGGCCACATTCCGGGCGCCCTGTTCGCCGACCTGCTCGAAGCGTTTTCTGACACCGACAAGCCCTACGGATTCGCACGACCCTCCGCCGCACAGTTCGAGGCGGCGGCGACCGCGCTCGGTATCACGAATTCGTCGACCGTCGTGATCTACGACAACGCGCTGGGGCAGTGGGCCGCACGTCTCTGGTGGTTGTTCCGGGCCTTCGGCTACGACCGGGTCGCGGTGCTCGACGGCGGGCTCACCAAGTGGAATCTCGACGAGCGACCCGTGGAGACCGGATACATCGAGCCCGAACTCTCTGACGAACCCTTCGCCGCCGGCGAGCGCCCCGAACTCTGGGTCGACAAGCCGTATGTCGAGTCTGTTGTCGACGGGCGAACGGATGCTCGGCTGGTCTGCGCGCTGCCCGCGGCGGAATTCGCGGGAACCGCCGGCCCCCGCAGCCGACTCGGACACATTCCGGGCAGCGTGAACGTAACCGCCGGTCGCCTGGCCGACCGTGCCTCGCACGTGCTGTTGAAGGGTGACGCGCTTCGGGAGGCCTTCGCTGCGGTGCTCGGCGAGGGTACGGATGCCGCCGTCGACCTGGCGCAGCCTTCCGGCCGTCGCATCGTGCTGTACTGCGGCGCGGGAATCGCGGCGGCGGCCGACGCGCTTGCCCTCGTTCTGCTCGGCGAGACGAACGTCGCCGTCTACGACGGCTCGCTCAACGAGTGGGTCGCCGATGAGTCGGCGCCGGTGGTTTCGGCCGCCAGTCGATAG
- a CDS encoding ATP-binding cassette domain-containing protein, whose product MTTLLSGGAASGGVASAGLAPANHADSNSEWAVEANGLVKLFGANRAVDGVDLRVKTGTVYGVLGPNGAGKTTTIRMLATLLKLDGGEATIFGHDVRREPQIVRQLIGVTGQYASVDENLSATENLVLFSRLLGLSRKQSRAKSAELLEQFGLTEAAKRPLKQFSGGMRRRLDLAASLIAQPPLIFLDEPTTGLDPRTRAQMWETIRELVSTGSTVLLTTQYLDEADQLADRIAVIDRGTVVAEGTTDDLKSSIGSSSLQVRVADPKEVVDAREIIERVLGATAVVSPEGSRITAPMEKVSAVTDLLLVLRERGIELSELSVQKPTLDEVFLSLTGHSVSDEEAEDAAAAAAAAAATDGTGTGPDSSTSETPTPKAQVNA is encoded by the coding sequence ATGACAACACTTCTTTCCGGGGGCGCGGCTTCCGGCGGCGTGGCTTCCGCAGGCTTGGCACCCGCAAACCACGCCGACTCGAACTCCGAATGGGCGGTCGAGGCCAACGGCCTCGTCAAACTGTTCGGCGCCAACCGTGCCGTCGACGGCGTCGATCTGCGCGTCAAGACCGGCACCGTGTACGGGGTTCTCGGGCCGAACGGCGCCGGCAAGACCACGACCATCCGCATGCTCGCGACCCTGCTCAAACTCGACGGCGGCGAGGCCACTATCTTCGGTCACGACGTTCGGCGCGAGCCGCAGATCGTGCGTCAGCTGATCGGCGTGACCGGCCAGTATGCATCGGTCGACGAGAACCTCTCGGCCACTGAGAACCTCGTGCTCTTCTCCCGGCTGCTCGGGCTGAGCCGCAAGCAGTCGCGGGCCAAGTCGGCCGAGTTGCTCGAGCAGTTCGGCCTCACCGAGGCCGCCAAGCGCCCGCTCAAGCAGTTCTCCGGTGGCATGCGCCGCCGGCTCGACCTCGCGGCCAGCCTCATTGCGCAGCCTCCGCTGATCTTTCTCGACGAGCCGACCACGGGGCTCGATCCGCGCACGCGGGCTCAGATGTGGGAGACCATTCGTGAGCTCGTGTCGACTGGCTCGACCGTGCTGCTCACTACGCAGTACCTCGACGAGGCCGACCAGCTCGCCGACCGCATCGCGGTCATCGACCGCGGAACCGTCGTGGCCGAAGGCACCACCGACGACCTCAAATCGTCGATCGGCTCGTCGTCGCTGCAGGTTCGCGTAGCCGACCCGAAAGAGGTGGTGGATGCCCGCGAGATCATCGAGCGTGTGCTCGGTGCAACGGCCGTCGTCTCGCCGGAGGGCTCGCGGATCACGGCCCCCATGGAAAAAGTCTCGGCGGTCACCGACCTGCTCCTGGTGCTGCGCGAGCGCGGCATCGAGCTGAGCGAACTCTCGGTGCAGAAACCAACCCTCGACGAGGTGTTCCTTTCGCTCACCGGTCACTCGGTCAGCGACGAAGAAGCCGAAGACGCGGCAGCCGCGGCCGCAGCCGCAGCCGCGACCGACGGCACCGGCACCGGCCCCGATTCATCCACCTCCGAAACTCCTACCCCGAAAGCACAGGTCAACGCATGA